CCGACTCCCACGCACCGATGGTGCGCACGTTTCGAGGAATCGGCACGGGCCGGTGGCGAAACCAACATCCGCCAGCCCAGGTTTACCTATCCGTACGCCTGGCGAACACCCGAAATTCACCCGATCGTCGTACGACTCGGCGACCATCGGCCGTACTTCGCCGGGGCCCGGTTCCTCGACGGTACGGCCCAGCACAATCGTCCACAGCCGCCCGCCGCAACCTATGACAGGCCGACCGCATGCCCGCTACTCCCACCGTCAGCGTGGTCGTCCCCACGCACAACCGCCCGGACCTCGTGATCCGGGCCGTCCGCAGCGCACTCGCGCAGAGCGTCGAGAACATCGAGGTACTCGTCGTGGTCGACGGACCCGACGGGGCGACCAAGACCGCCCTCGACGTGATCACCGACGCCCGGCTGCGGGTGATCGAGCTGCCGGAACGTGGCGGCGCGCCGCAGGCCCGCAACGCAGGCGTACGGCAGGCACGGGCACCCTGGGTGGCGTTGCTCGACGACGACGACGAGTGGCTGGCCCACAAGCTGGCCGCTCAGCTCGACGTCGCCGGCACCGCGTCGGTGTCGCTGCCGATCGTCGCGAGCCGGCTGGTCAACCGGACTCCCCGGGCCGAGTTCGTCATCCCCCGCCGGCTGCCGGGGCCGGACGAGTCGCCGAGCGAGTACCTCACCGTCCGCCGAGGGCTGTTCCATGGCGACGGCTTCATCCAGACGTCGACGATCATGGCTCCGACCAGCCTGTTCCGCCGGGTGCCGTTCGATCCGACGGTGCCCCGGATGCAGGAGCTCGACTGGACCCTGCGCGCGCTCAGCCACGACGACGTCACGCTCGTCTTCGCCGACGAGCCGCTGGTCATCTGGCACCAGGACGAGAACCGGCCCCGGATCAGCTTGGAATCGCCGTGGGAGGCGCAGCTGGAGTGGCTACGCCGCAGCCGCCCGCTGATGACTCCCCGCGCGTACGCCGCGATCACGATGAGCGTGCTCAGCTCGATGGCGGCGCCGACTCGCAGCGGCAGGGTCGCCAGCACCCTGCTACGCGAGGCACGGCGGCACGGTCGGCCGAGCCCGCTGGACTATGTCACGTTCGCGCAGATCTGGCTGATCCCACCGAACCTGCGGCGGACCCTGCGGGACATGGTGCTCAAGCGCGGTCACCAGCCGCAGCCCGAGCCGTTGGCGGCCCCCGACGCGGACACCCGCCGGTCATAACTAGCCGGTGCCGCCCCCGACCGGCCGGTGCGGCGGGCGCAGCGTCGCCCGTACCCGTCGGCCCGCCATCCACGCGACCACCACCGTGGCCTTGGCCAGTGACCGCACGCCCGCCACCTCGACCGTCGTCGGCACCAGGGCGGGTGCCCGGCCGCGCCCGGTCGGCCGGGGCATACCGCTGGCCAGATCAGCCGCCTCGAAGCGGGTCAGGTCGACGACGCCCACCTCGTCGGCGGTGACGTCGCGGTGCCCGTAAACCGAGGTGACGGCGTCGAACGGCGGCTCGTCGGCGGAGCGCACCCATCGGGCCCGACCGAGCGCCGCGGTCCGCCACAGCCGTACGCCCGTCGGACCGGCGGCGGTGGCACCGACGGCCACGGGGTCAGCGGTGCCGGTGCCGGTGCCGTCCGGGTCGACCCGGACCACACCGACCTGGTGGCGGTCGACGACGTCGATCAGGTGCCGCAGCGCGTCCGGTGCCAGGCCGTACGTGGCCGGCAGCTCCAGCAGGTACGGCGTGGGAAAGACGCTGGTCGGCGGTTCGGTGGCCAACCGGACCCGTGGTTCGCCCCGGTAGGTCGCGGCGATCAGCCGTAGGTCGCGCGATGGGTCGGCGAGCACCCGGACTCGTGCGTCGTCGAGCCGGTCCCACGGACCGACCAAGGTGATCCGGATGTCGTGTTCGCTGCCGCGCAACACCGAGTCGACAGCCGCCCGTACCCGTTCCAGCGGCTCGTCGCCCACCGTCATGACCACGTCGGCG
The sequence above is a segment of the Solwaraspora sp. WMMD406 genome. Coding sequences within it:
- a CDS encoding glycosyltransferase family 2 protein, encoding MPATPTVSVVVPTHNRPDLVIRAVRSALAQSVENIEVLVVVDGPDGATKTALDVITDARLRVIELPERGGAPQARNAGVRQARAPWVALLDDDDEWLAHKLAAQLDVAGTASVSLPIVASRLVNRTPRAEFVIPRRLPGPDESPSEYLTVRRGLFHGDGFIQTSTIMAPTSLFRRVPFDPTVPRMQELDWTLRALSHDDVTLVFADEPLVIWHQDENRPRISLESPWEAQLEWLRRSRPLMTPRAYAAITMSVLSSMAAPTRSGRVASTLLREARRHGRPSPLDYVTFAQIWLIPPNLRRTLRDMVLKRGHQPQPEPLAAPDADTRRS